From a region of the Candidatus Zymogenaceae bacterium genome:
- a CDS encoding 50S ribosomal protein L28 gives MSRICDICGKGAMTGFHVSHAHNKSKRKWYPNLQPMKIKVGGKVKRVKVCTRCIRSGKAVKV, from the coding sequence ATGAGCAGAATATGCGACATATGCGGCAAGGGCGCCATGACCGGGTTTCATGTCAGCCACGCCCACAATAAATCTAAAAGGAAATGGTATCCAAACCTGCAGCCCATGAAAATCAAAGTCGGCGGCAAGGTGAAGCGGGTCAAGGTATGTACCCGCTGTATACGATCAGGAAAAGCGGTTAAGGTGTAA
- a CDS encoding tetratricopeptide repeat protein, producing MKTKKLRYIVVILVLMWVLFVFQFSCVTEISRFSPGDAIISILSLSDSSRHLEVISRVDDINLDEIDPSQANKLAYLAALSAMQVDEWDTAERYLEYCLSRYGILEDYVLFYLSDVYSKQGNFEGALASGRRLLEEHPDSIWFDEMTLTLADYHAGMGEYDTAREIYDDFLDHNTSSDLYPDVLFKKGLLLEMSGERNEAIEIYRTIFIDYAGDDTAADAFAGLVRLGGVGDLSAKDLRNRIDTLYNADYYTSCIGAIKEMAALLDTTEADLPGAGEISFIKAKCYYGAHKYESAAALFERLAKDNPGIPEDTLLYWRAKAQDKMENDDAAISLFIELFEKNPKGPLADDSLYLAARTCEEIGDFDRALKYYKKYLTTYSHSKRIEDVTWYIAWIYYQEAQYELALEYFENLAARYRKKDGYPQYIYWRARSMEELFRYEEAYAVYRTLVEDYPYTYYSYQAKERLEKMGYTVTITPREEEFDPNFWTAGFDRSVEFTSDERITSHLAKALDLIAMNRDEEAAGELSLVMERSTGDPELLIEVARLLRFSGDYYTPVLIVNRSFPHHLDEYIPGENDLYWQMKYPKAYEDEVLLLSAEFDMEPALIYSVMRAESLFQPRVYSWAGAVGLMQIMPATGEEIAANMGLEDFEKEDLLDHRTNLRFGVFYLSGLMDDFDGEVVYALCGYNGGPGNARKWKRTADPEMEMDEIIENIPFSETRAYVKRILGYYRIYKTLYEGESRIQ from the coding sequence ATGAAAACAAAAAAACTTCGCTATATCGTCGTCATCCTGGTTTTGATGTGGGTGCTGTTTGTCTTCCAGTTTTCCTGCGTCACGGAGATCTCGCGCTTCAGTCCCGGCGATGCAATCATTTCGATCCTCTCCCTGTCGGACAGCTCCCGACATCTCGAGGTCATCTCCCGGGTCGATGATATCAATCTCGATGAAATCGATCCCTCCCAGGCGAACAAGCTCGCCTATCTCGCGGCGCTCTCTGCGATGCAGGTTGATGAGTGGGATACCGCCGAACGATATCTTGAATACTGTCTTTCTCGATACGGCATCCTTGAAGACTACGTGCTCTTTTACCTTTCCGACGTCTACTCCAAACAGGGAAACTTTGAGGGCGCACTGGCCTCGGGAAGACGCCTCCTGGAAGAACATCCGGACAGCATCTGGTTCGATGAGATGACCCTGACACTGGCCGATTACCATGCGGGGATGGGGGAATACGACACCGCCCGGGAGATTTACGATGATTTCCTTGATCACAACACATCGTCGGATCTGTATCCCGATGTGTTGTTCAAAAAGGGACTGCTTCTGGAGATGTCCGGAGAGAGGAACGAGGCGATAGAGATTTACCGAACCATCTTCATCGACTACGCCGGAGACGATACGGCCGCCGATGCGTTTGCAGGTCTGGTGAGGCTGGGTGGGGTAGGAGACCTGAGCGCGAAGGATTTAAGAAACCGCATCGACACCCTTTATAACGCAGATTACTACACCTCATGCATCGGTGCGATCAAGGAGATGGCGGCGCTCCTTGACACCACGGAGGCGGACCTTCCGGGTGCGGGGGAGATATCCTTCATCAAGGCGAAATGTTACTACGGTGCACACAAATACGAGAGCGCGGCGGCCCTCTTCGAGCGGCTTGCCAAAGACAATCCCGGCATTCCGGAGGACACGCTCCTGTACTGGCGGGCGAAGGCACAGGACAAGATGGAAAATGACGATGCCGCCATATCGCTTTTCATCGAGTTGTTCGAGAAAAATCCGAAGGGTCCTCTTGCGGACGACTCCCTCTACCTCGCCGCTCGAACGTGCGAGGAAATCGGTGATTTCGACCGCGCCCTGAAGTATTACAAGAAATATCTCACCACGTATTCCCACAGTAAACGAATAGAGGATGTGACCTGGTACATCGCCTGGATATACTACCAGGAAGCGCAGTATGAGCTGGCTCTGGAATATTTCGAAAACCTCGCCGCTCGATATCGAAAAAAAGACGGCTACCCCCAGTACATCTACTGGCGGGCGAGATCCATGGAGGAACTCTTCCGGTATGAGGAGGCGTATGCCGTATACCGCACGCTGGTGGAGGATTACCCGTATACCTACTACAGCTATCAAGCAAAAGAGCGTCTCGAGAAGATGGGATACACCGTTACGATCACTCCCCGGGAAGAGGAATTCGATCCGAACTTCTGGACCGCGGGATTCGACCGATCGGTTGAGTTCACCTCGGACGAGCGTATCACATCGCACCTCGCCAAGGCGCTGGATCTGATCGCGATGAACCGGGACGAGGAGGCGGCCGGCGAGCTTTCCCTGGTTATGGAGCGGTCCACGGGAGATCCTGAGCTGCTCATCGAGGTGGCCCGTCTTCTCAGGTTTTCCGGTGATTACTACACGCCGGTGCTCATCGTCAACAGAAGCTTCCCCCACCACCTGGATGAATACATTCCCGGTGAAAACGACCTCTACTGGCAGATGAAGTATCCGAAGGCGTATGAGGATGAGGTGCTTTTGCTTTCGGCGGAATTCGACATGGAGCCGGCGCTCATATACTCGGTCATGCGGGCCGAGAGCCTCTTTCAGCCCAGGGTCTATTCCTGGGCCGGGGCGGTGGGACTGATGCAGATCATGCCCGCCACAGGTGAAGAGATCGCCGCGAACATGGGACTGGAGGACTTTGAGAAGGAGGACCTCCTGGACCATCGGACGAACCTCAGGTTCGGCGTCTTTTATCTGTCCGGTTTGATGGATGATTTCGACGGTGAGGTGGTCTACGCTCTGTGCGGATACAACGGCGGTCCCGGTAACGCCCGAAAGTGGAAGCGAACGGCGGACCCTGAGATGGAGATGGACGAGATTATCGAGAATATACCCTTTTCGGAGACCCGTGCGTATGTCAAGCGAATCCTCGGCTATTACCGAATCTATAAGACCCTGTATGAAGGCGAAAGTCGTATCCAATAA
- a CDS encoding dihydroorotate dehydrogenase — MTNPARPDMSVELFGVRFKNRVMGASGTVGYGLELLDSLDISRIGAVVTKGISALPKRGNPPPRICETPAGVLNSIGLENIGAERFIIDVLPELSRHDTNIIANIFGETMSDYQRVASMFRGVKEVCALEVNLSCPNVKKGSIAFGRDPDTAARLIKKVKKSTDKPIIAKLTPNITDIVPLARSVQRAGADGVSLINTLIGMAVDVEKRRAVFKNITAGLSGPAVRPVALRMVWEAASNLSIPVIGIGGIGSARDALEFIMAGASAIQVGTANFTHPGIMGDIVEDMETYIKDRNINTLDTIQGIITRKHS, encoded by the coding sequence ATGACGAACCCCGCCCGACCTGATATGTCTGTGGAGCTGTTCGGTGTTCGGTTCAAGAACCGGGTCATGGGGGCGTCGGGGACGGTGGGGTACGGGCTTGAGCTTCTTGACAGTCTCGATATCTCCCGCATCGGAGCGGTGGTGACGAAGGGTATCTCGGCCCTCCCGAAACGGGGGAATCCGCCACCGAGGATCTGCGAAACCCCGGCAGGCGTCCTCAATTCCATCGGGCTTGAGAATATCGGGGCGGAAAGGTTCATCATCGATGTCCTCCCCGAACTCTCACGGCACGACACGAATATCATCGCCAACATCTTCGGTGAAACGATGAGCGATTACCAACGTGTCGCCTCGATGTTCCGAGGAGTAAAGGAGGTGTGCGCGCTGGAGGTGAATCTCTCGTGTCCCAATGTGAAGAAGGGGAGCATCGCCTTCGGGAGGGACCCGGACACGGCGGCGCGCCTTATCAAAAAGGTCAAGAAGTCCACGGATAAGCCGATTATCGCAAAGCTCACGCCGAACATCACGGACATCGTACCCCTGGCACGAAGCGTCCAGCGCGCCGGCGCCGACGGTGTGTCCTTGATCAACACCCTCATCGGCATGGCGGTGGACGTCGAAAAACGGCGGGCGGTGTTCAAAAACATCACCGCCGGTCTTTCAGGCCCGGCCGTGCGGCCCGTAGCCCTCAGGATGGTGTGGGAAGCGGCGTCGAACCTTTCGATCCCCGTCATCGGCATCGGCGGCATAGGATCTGCGAGAGACGCCCTTGAGTTCATCATGGCAGGCGCCTCAGCGATCCAGGTGGGGACCGCAAACTTCACACATCCCGGAATCATGGGTGATATCGTCGAAGACATGGAAACGTACATAAAAGATCGGAACATCAATACACTGGACACGATACAGGGGATCATAACGAGGAAACACTCATGA
- a CDS encoding dihydroorotate dehydrogenase electron transfer subunit: MKAKVVSNKEVSPGLFRLSLAGGERLTTGRPGQFVMVRGVWGADPLLSRPFSVYRYRSSIDVDGTIQLLIKRVGRGTELFSRVVPGEELTVQGPLGNGFPKIDVSGRLFLAGGGIGVAPMMSVAESLAGEELKRTRLIFGGKAVNDVSGIDEDISDVGVETIFVTEDGGRGRAGTVVDVLKDELTPSDVVFACGPREMLRAVATLAGEKDCRAFISHEERMACGVGLCLGCAVPKASGEYALTCTDGPVFVAQSILWEEL; encoded by the coding sequence ATGAAGGCGAAAGTCGTATCCAATAAAGAGGTTTCGCCGGGGCTGTTTCGCCTGTCGCTTGCGGGGGGCGAAAGACTCACCACGGGTCGCCCCGGCCAATTCGTGATGGTGCGCGGCGTATGGGGAGCCGATCCACTCCTCTCCCGACCGTTCAGCGTGTATCGCTATCGATCGTCGATAGATGTCGACGGGACGATTCAGCTTCTGATCAAACGGGTGGGGCGGGGGACGGAGCTTTTCTCCCGGGTCGTTCCGGGAGAGGAGCTGACCGTCCAGGGACCGTTGGGAAACGGCTTTCCCAAGATCGATGTATCGGGCAGACTCTTTCTTGCCGGCGGCGGCATCGGTGTAGCACCCATGATGTCGGTGGCGGAGTCTCTGGCAGGCGAGGAACTGAAGAGAACCCGTCTGATATTCGGCGGAAAGGCGGTTAATGATGTCTCCGGGATCGATGAGGACATTAGTGATGTGGGGGTGGAGACGATCTTTGTCACCGAGGACGGGGGGAGGGGACGGGCCGGAACGGTGGTTGATGTGCTGAAGGATGAGCTGACCCCCTCTGATGTGGTCTTTGCATGCGGCCCCCGAGAGATGCTCAGGGCCGTGGCGACCCTGGCGGGAGAGAAAGACTGCCGTGCGTTTATTTCCCACGAAGAGCGAATGGCCTGCGGCGTCGGGCTGTGTCTCGGCTGCGCCGTTCCAAAGGCTTCTGGTGAATACGCCCTGACATGCACGGACGGGCCGGTCTTCGTCGCGCAATCAATCCTGTGGGAGGAGTTGTGA
- the ligA gene encoding NAD-dependent DNA ligase LigA, with protein MNGDPERRIHQLRDEINFHNDRYYRDDNPVVTDAEYDALVRELVSLEDAYPELVTPDSPTQRVGAKPLESFREAPHRIPMLSLSNVNSSEEFLEFHQRVRKSLDADGPVTFVVEPKMDGVAVELVYENGVFTVGSTRGDGQVGEDITQNLKTIHQIPLRITDDKLPLPMLLEVRGEVYMPTERFRKLNENRDENGEPPFANPRNAAAGSLRQLDSSITAQRPLRLFCYGVGTVEGREFDTHREILDALNGWGFPVNDMIEALSDPEDVVGYHRRLEEMRDDLPYEIDGVVVKVDNLSFQRVLGETSRSPRWATAYKFKSRREETVIQDIVVNVGRTGTLTPTAVLKPVNVGGVTVSRASLHNQDEIDKKDIRIGDTVVVERAGDVIPYVVRSVPEKRNGTEKPFHIPDECPVCGGDVIRLPGESAYRCVNVSCPARLKESVFHFASKRSMNIDGLGEKLIDQVVERGLVRDFSDLYRMTKDDWASLDRMAEKSAANIVSALEQSKHVTLSRFIHALGIRLVGEHTADILARQFSTLNRLMAATEDELLAIHEIGPEVAKSVVGFFSEDKNRDLIDKLIKQGLTPQSPESRTAGALSGKTFVVTGTLSSFSRDEAQEKIRELGGRTTSAVSKNTDYVVYGENPGSKLDKAKELGITLLSEDEFTLFIKEETD; from the coding sequence ATGAACGGCGATCCGGAAAGACGCATCCACCAGCTCAGGGATGAGATAAACTTTCATAACGATCGATACTATCGGGACGACAATCCCGTCGTCACGGATGCGGAATACGACGCCCTCGTGCGGGAGCTTGTGTCCCTGGAAGATGCATATCCAGAGCTTGTCACCCCCGACTCTCCCACGCAACGGGTCGGTGCGAAGCCTCTGGAATCATTCCGGGAGGCGCCCCACCGCATCCCAATGTTGAGCCTCTCCAATGTCAATTCGTCCGAGGAATTTCTTGAATTCCATCAGCGGGTGAGGAAATCCCTCGATGCCGACGGCCCCGTCACGTTTGTCGTCGAGCCGAAGATGGACGGCGTTGCGGTGGAGCTGGTCTATGAGAACGGCGTCTTTACGGTCGGCTCCACCCGGGGGGACGGCCAGGTGGGCGAGGATATCACCCAGAACCTGAAGACGATACATCAGATACCCCTTCGTATTACGGACGATAAATTGCCTCTTCCAATGCTCCTGGAGGTCAGGGGCGAGGTCTATATGCCGACGGAACGGTTCCGAAAGCTGAACGAAAACAGGGACGAGAACGGGGAGCCGCCCTTCGCCAACCCGAGAAACGCCGCTGCGGGGTCGCTCCGCCAGCTCGACAGCAGCATCACCGCACAACGACCCCTTCGGCTCTTCTGCTACGGAGTCGGCACGGTGGAGGGGAGAGAGTTCGACACACATCGGGAGATACTCGATGCATTGAATGGCTGGGGCTTTCCGGTCAATGACATGATCGAGGCGCTCTCAGACCCCGAGGACGTGGTGGGGTATCACCGGAGACTGGAAGAGATGCGGGACGACCTCCCATACGAGATCGACGGGGTGGTCGTGAAGGTGGATAACCTCTCCTTCCAGCGAGTGCTCGGTGAAACGTCCCGGTCGCCCCGGTGGGCGACGGCATATAAATTCAAGAGCCGCCGGGAAGAGACGGTTATACAGGACATCGTCGTCAACGTGGGACGAACCGGCACACTCACGCCGACGGCCGTCCTTAAACCCGTCAACGTGGGCGGCGTGACGGTCAGCCGGGCGTCGCTCCACAACCAGGACGAGATCGACAAGAAGGACATCAGAATAGGCGATACCGTGGTGGTGGAGCGTGCCGGCGACGTCATCCCCTACGTGGTGCGCTCTGTGCCGGAAAAACGAAACGGCACGGAAAAACCCTTTCACATCCCGGATGAATGCCCCGTGTGCGGCGGTGATGTGATTCGGCTTCCCGGAGAGTCGGCGTACCGTTGTGTCAATGTGTCGTGTCCCGCCCGCCTGAAGGAGAGCGTGTTTCACTTCGCATCGAAACGTTCCATGAACATCGACGGCCTGGGGGAGAAGCTCATCGATCAGGTCGTCGAGCGGGGATTGGTGAGGGACTTCTCAGATCTCTATCGCATGACGAAAGATGACTGGGCGTCCCTTGACCGCATGGCGGAGAAATCCGCCGCCAATATCGTCTCGGCCCTGGAACAATCGAAACACGTCACCCTCTCCCGGTTCATCCACGCCCTGGGAATCCGCCTGGTGGGGGAGCACACGGCCGACATTCTGGCCAGGCAGTTTTCCACCCTGAACCGGTTGATGGCGGCAACTGAAGACGAGCTGTTGGCGATCCACGAGATCGGCCCCGAGGTGGCGAAAAGCGTCGTCGGCTTTTTTTCTGAGGATAAAAACAGGGACCTCATCGATAAGCTCATCAAACAAGGCCTCACCCCGCAGTCGCCCGAGTCACGGACGGCGGGCGCCCTTTCCGGCAAGACCTTCGTCGTCACCGGTACCCTGTCGTCATTCAGCCGGGACGAGGCACAAGAAAAGATACGAGAGCTCGGCGGTCGAACGACGTCGGCGGTGAGCAAAAACACGGACTACGTGGTCTATGGGGAGAATCCGGGATCCAAGCTTGATAAAGCGAAAGAGCTTGGTATCACACTCCTTTCCGAGGATGAGTTTACTTTGTTCATCAAGGAGGAAACCGATTGA
- the amrS gene encoding AmmeMemoRadiSam system radical SAM enzyme: MKEARYYVKRDKNRVDCGLCPHECTIADGKRGVCGVRENRNGALFALTYGRVASAQMDPIEKKPLYHYFPGSSILSLGSVGCNFACGFCQNWSLVTSPVPRTTCTATDVVELARKHASIGVAYTYNEPFIWHEFLMDAGIAVKEAGFSNVLVTNGFINPEPLSEILPIIDAMNIDLKSMDDEFYKTHCRGRLEPVLDTIRTASKACLVEVTNLIIPGHNDTDEHFIKLTDFIADTDPDIPLHLSRYFPHRSFAAPPTPEETMMRAYSIAREKLNYVYVGNMRAVEGQDSICPHCKSILVKRSGYSTHITGIDGSRCSSCGADVHFITEG, translated from the coding sequence ATGAAAGAAGCACGCTATTACGTGAAGCGGGACAAGAACCGGGTCGACTGCGGCCTGTGTCCCCATGAATGCACCATCGCAGATGGCAAACGGGGCGTATGCGGGGTTCGGGAGAATAGAAACGGCGCCCTTTTCGCCCTCACCTACGGGCGCGTTGCGTCGGCCCAGATGGACCCGATAGAAAAGAAGCCGCTCTATCATTATTTTCCCGGCTCGTCGATCCTCTCTTTGGGGAGCGTCGGGTGCAATTTCGCCTGCGGCTTCTGTCAGAACTGGTCTCTGGTCACATCCCCCGTACCCCGCACGACATGCACGGCGACCGATGTTGTGGAGCTTGCCCGAAAACATGCGTCCATCGGTGTGGCGTATACCTATAACGAGCCGTTTATCTGGCATGAGTTCCTGATGGATGCGGGAATTGCGGTGAAGGAGGCGGGGTTCTCCAACGTCCTGGTGACAAACGGTTTTATCAATCCCGAACCGCTCTCTGAGATTCTTCCGATCATCGACGCCATGAATATCGACCTCAAGTCGATGGATGATGAGTTCTACAAGACACACTGTAGGGGACGGCTTGAGCCGGTACTCGATACCATCCGTACGGCGTCGAAAGCGTGCCTTGTGGAGGTGACGAACCTCATCATACCCGGTCATAATGACACCGACGAACACTTTATTAAACTGACCGATTTTATCGCCGATACGGACCCTGACATTCCCCTGCACCTCTCCCGGTATTTTCCCCATCGCTCCTTTGCAGCACCCCCTACCCCGGAAGAGACGATGATGCGCGCCTATTCCATCGCCCGAGAGAAGCTCAACTACGTGTACGTCGGTAATATGCGTGCCGTTGAGGGACAAGATTCAATCTGCCCGCACTGCAAATCGATACTGGTGAAACGGAGCGGATACTCCACACACATCACGGGTATCGACGGGAGCCGCTGCTCCTCGTGCGGAGCCGATGTTCACTTTATAACGGAAGGTTGA
- a CDS encoding RsbRD N-terminal domain-containing protein gives MISEKLVNLIESNADILTKHWMGDVRENPSTPTYQEFDEEKLYERAHLVYSQLSHWISRSTSKDEVKEYYTRLGQERFEEGFALHEVVSALVLLKRHLWLYILSDGQLSTAFELYQSLELNNRVVLFFDRAIYYTIIGYEEAVRQKVKNDKKLYKTIFGKFLDTLKKQESK, from the coding sequence ATGATTTCTGAAAAACTGGTCAATTTGATAGAGAGCAACGCCGATATTCTCACAAAACACTGGATGGGAGACGTGAGGGAAAATCCCTCCACACCCACCTATCAGGAATTCGATGAAGAGAAACTCTACGAACGCGCCCATCTCGTGTACAGCCAGTTAAGTCACTGGATATCTCGTTCCACCAGCAAGGACGAAGTGAAAGAATACTACACCCGCCTTGGCCAGGAGCGATTTGAGGAGGGATTCGCCCTTCACGAAGTGGTGAGCGCCCTGGTGCTCCTTAAACGACACCTGTGGCTCTATATCCTCTCCGACGGTCAGCTCTCAACGGCTTTCGAGCTGTATCAGTCACTGGAGCTGAACAATCGGGTGGTTTTGTTTTTTGACCGGGCCATCTATTACACCATCATCGGATACGAAGAGGCGGTTCGTCAAAAGGTCAAGAACGACAAAAAGCTGTACAAGACCATTTTCGGCAAGTTCTTGGATACCCTCAAGAAACAGGAATCGAAATAA
- the rsmI gene encoding 16S rRNA (cytidine(1402)-2'-O)-methyltransferase — protein MKAKNQEKNTRSDTQNGILYVISTPIGNLGDITVRAVEILHKTTYVAAEKISHTKKLLSHYRISATYISYREENRVHAADEIIRLICAGHDVALVSDAGTPGISDPGHYLIERCISLDISVVPIPGASSALAALTKSGFSSDQFIFIGFLPRKGKKRTEILEELSRERRTAIIFESPKRTINTLRDMAEHIQDRPVALCRELTKLHETCLRGTAWELIDISQEHDPLKGEVVLVVSGFQDDPKMSMLSDEDIKRRAEDFVRKYPEAKTGTIAAMLSKETGVRKSRAYRMIVDVRERKD, from the coding sequence TTGAAAGCGAAAAATCAAGAAAAAAATACACGTTCGGATACACAAAACGGCATTCTATATGTCATATCGACGCCCATCGGCAATCTCGGGGACATAACCGTACGTGCCGTGGAGATTCTACACAAGACGACGTATGTCGCTGCGGAGAAGATATCGCATACGAAGAAACTCCTTTCGCACTACCGTATCTCTGCAACATATATCAGCTACCGGGAGGAAAACCGGGTTCACGCAGCGGACGAGATAATCCGTCTTATTTGCGCCGGGCATGATGTGGCGCTGGTGAGCGACGCCGGCACTCCCGGCATTTCCGACCCGGGGCACTACCTCATAGAGCGGTGCATTTCGCTCGATATTTCAGTCGTGCCGATTCCCGGCGCATCGTCCGCCCTTGCCGCGTTGACGAAATCGGGATTTTCATCAGACCAATTTATATTCATCGGATTTTTGCCGAGAAAAGGGAAGAAACGAACCGAGATTCTTGAGGAGCTCTCACGAGAAAGAAGAACGGCGATCATATTCGAATCACCCAAAAGGACGATCAATACGTTGCGGGATATGGCCGAACATATTCAGGACAGACCCGTCGCTCTATGTAGAGAACTCACAAAACTCCATGAAACCTGCCTCAGGGGGACAGCCTGGGAGCTGATCGACATCTCTCAGGAGCACGATCCGCTCAAAGGAGAGGTTGTGTTGGTGGTATCGGGATTCCAAGACGATCCAAAAATGTCCATGTTGTCCGACGAAGATATCAAAAGGAGGGCAGAGGATTTTGTGAGAAAATACCCCGAGGCGAAAACCGGCACCATTGCAGCGATGTTGTCAAAAGAAACCGGCGTACGAAAATCCCGCGCCTATAGAATGATTGTTGATGTGAGAGAGAGAAAAGATTAA
- a CDS encoding SAM-dependent chlorinase/fluorinase, with protein sequence MNKKDTGTDCGAPQLITMLTDFGIKDPFVGVMKGVIHGIHPAARTIDLTHEVPPQDVRSGSFMLLCAYRYFPPGTVHLAVVDPGVGTERRALVIATNRHLFVGPDNGILTWAALDDGIRFSVSITNDEYLLPQPSTTFHGRDVFAPAAAHLCRGVNPEDLGGKIDDVLMLDFPHPEIHSASRIVGAVIHTDRFGNLITNVRLTDDERARVTKVKLKNVSIPGISITYMDGDPGEPLALVGSSGFVEIACSQSSAAFILGAHRDDEVIFDLED encoded by the coding sequence ATGAACAAAAAAGATACAGGCACAGACTGTGGCGCACCACAGCTAATCACCATGCTCACCGATTTCGGCATCAAAGACCCGTTCGTCGGCGTGATGAAGGGGGTCATCCACGGGATACATCCGGCCGCCCGAACCATCGACCTGACCCATGAGGTTCCCCCCCAGGATGTCCGATCGGGTTCGTTCATGCTTTTGTGTGCGTACCGCTACTTTCCCCCCGGGACGGTGCACCTGGCGGTCGTCGATCCTGGTGTGGGCACCGAAAGGAGGGCACTGGTGATCGCGACGAACCGCCACCTCTTCGTCGGCCCGGATAACGGCATCCTCACCTGGGCGGCTCTGGATGACGGGATTCGATTCTCGGTCTCGATCACCAACGACGAATATCTCCTCCCGCAACCCTCGACGACCTTTCACGGTCGCGATGTATTCGCCCCGGCGGCGGCACATCTCTGCCGGGGGGTGAATCCGGAAGACCTGGGGGGGAAAATCGACGATGTGCTGATGCTCGATTTTCCACATCCGGAGATTCACAGTGCTTCCCGCATCGTCGGCGCTGTCATCCACACAGATCGTTTCGGAAACCTAATCACAAACGTCCGTCTGACGGACGATGAAAGGGCCCGCGTTACAAAGGTGAAGCTGAAAAATGTGTCCATACCGGGCATCTCCATCACCTACATGGACGGAGATCCGGGAGAGCCCCTGGCCCTCGTCGGGAGCAGCGGATTCGTGGAGATCGCATGTTCACAATCGAGCGCGGCTTTTATCCTGGGCGCGCACAGAGACGACGAGGTGATATTCGACCTTGAAGATTGA
- a CDS encoding acylphosphatase has translation MSMVRAHLIVAGRVQGVFFRHNTNNEANRLGLTGWVRNLSSGDVEVVAEGERSVVEELISWCHTGPPMSRVDNVSIEWETYTGEFSGFNVTY, from the coding sequence TTGAGCATGGTACGAGCACATCTGATTGTCGCAGGGCGGGTACAGGGGGTCTTTTTCCGCCACAATACGAACAATGAAGCGAACCGCCTGGGGCTGACCGGGTGGGTCAGGAACCTCTCGTCGGGGGATGTTGAGGTGGTCGCCGAGGGTGAGCGGAGCGTTGTGGAAGAGCTCATCTCGTGGTGTCACACGGGGCCCCCCATGTCCCGGGTCGATAATGTTTCGATCGAATGGGAGACATATACCGGTGAATTCTCGGGATTCAATGTCACCTACTGA
- a CDS encoding endonuclease V, with protein sequence MKIESLHSWDVDYQTARSIQEHLRGRLILTGGNSSFTLVAGADVSYNRGDDVFFASVVVMDLHTGAIVEKVHHHGCVTFPYIPGLLTFREGPVVLGAFEKLTVTPDVVIFDGQGIAHPRGLGLAAHLGLILDLPSAGCAKSRLVGEHGPVGWEKGSITPLMYEEKKVGAVLRTRTGVKPVFVSPGHRLDCMGAVDLVLSAVGKYRLPEPIRHAHTSVNTFRRELSGI encoded by the coding sequence TTGAAGATTGAATCTCTGCACTCTTGGGACGTCGATTATCAGACCGCGAGAAGTATACAGGAGCATCTTCGCGGCAGGCTGATATTGACGGGCGGAAATTCTTCTTTCACGCTTGTCGCCGGGGCCGATGTGTCGTACAATAGGGGGGATGACGTTTTCTTCGCCTCCGTCGTGGTGATGGATCTCCACACGGGCGCGATCGTCGAGAAGGTGCACCATCACGGATGTGTCACGTTCCCCTACATTCCGGGCCTTCTCACGTTTCGGGAGGGGCCGGTGGTGCTCGGTGCCTTCGAAAAGCTCACGGTCACGCCCGATGTCGTGATTTTTGACGGACAAGGCATCGCGCACCCCAGAGGACTGGGACTCGCGGCCCACCTGGGACTCATACTCGATCTTCCCAGCGCCGGATGCGCCAAATCACGGCTCGTGGGGGAGCACGGGCCCGTGGGATGGGAGAAGGGGAGCATCACTCCCCTCATGTATGAAGAGAAAAAAGTCGGTGCGGTTCTCAGGACGAGAACGGGGGTAAAGCCGGTGTTCGTCTCCCCCGGGCACCGGCTCGACTGCATGGGCGCAGTGGACCTGGTCTTGTCCGCCGTCGGGAAATATCGACTTCCGGAACCGATCAGGCACGCGCATACGTCCGTCAATACGTTTCGCCGGGAACTTTCAGGCATATGA